One segment of Pontibacter akesuensis DNA contains the following:
- a CDS encoding S8 family serine peptidase, with product MNRAFTKSMSLLALATAVTLSSCQKEELTDNQFDQQFASVSPLNGQLIDGQYMVVFKNGANAVPSNSSSQGFKISQVAAARMRANALETAGIKNDVVSQVYEGTINGFAAKLSNEQLASLRKNPDVAYIEQDRVLMLGANKDTSSNKGGTIDPTGQKGGGKREKTLPGTSEPAPTEPAPTEPAPTEPAPTEPAPTEPAPTEPAPTEPAPTEPAPTEPAPTAPAPTEPAPAYTKITPMAGETLPWNIERVGYGDGTGKTVWVIDSGVDTDHPDLNVDLARSFSFIYGQPSIEDGYGHGTSVAGIIAAKNNGSGIIGVAANATIVAMRVFDDAGAGTVSRAVQAVNYVAMYGKPGDVVNLSLGAGISSTLDDAVKAAAAKGILFALAAGNSGVDCSGTSPARVDATGVYTISAIDTYNKLWASSNYGASVDFAAPGVNVLATTKNGSFSSGHGGTSMAAPHVAGILLLRGEVFSQGNITGDKDNTPDPIAWLN from the coding sequence ATGAACCGCGCTTTTACCAAATCAATGTCTTTGCTGGCACTTGCCACTGCTGTTACCCTTAGTAGCTGCCAGAAAGAAGAACTGACAGATAACCAGTTCGATCAACAATTTGCCTCAGTTTCTCCTTTGAATGGGCAGCTCATAGATGGGCAGTATATGGTGGTTTTCAAAAACGGAGCTAACGCTGTACCGTCTAACAGCAGCAGCCAAGGCTTTAAAATAAGCCAGGTGGCAGCTGCCAGAATGAGAGCGAATGCGCTGGAGACCGCTGGCATCAAAAATGACGTGGTAAGCCAGGTATATGAAGGAACCATAAATGGCTTCGCAGCAAAACTAAGCAACGAGCAACTTGCATCGCTTCGTAAGAACCCTGATGTAGCCTATATTGAACAAGACAGAGTGCTGATGTTGGGCGCCAACAAAGATACCTCCTCTAATAAGGGCGGTACTATTGACCCAACAGGACAGAAAGGTGGAGGAAAAAGAGAAAAGACCTTACCGGGGACCTCAGAACCGGCACCTACAGAACCCGCGCCTACAGAGCCGGCACCAACAGAACCCGCGCCTACAGAACCTGCGCCAACTGAACCTGCGCCTACAGAGCCGGCACCGACAGAACCGGCACCTACAGAACCCGCTCCAACAGAGCCGGCACCAACTGCGCCAGCGCCTACAGAACCCGCGCCTGCTTACACTAAAATCACCCCAATGGCCGGCGAAACGCTGCCTTGGAACATTGAGCGCGTAGGCTACGGCGACGGCACAGGCAAAACAGTTTGGGTTATCGACTCAGGCGTAGACACAGACCACCCGGATCTTAATGTGGACCTAGCTAGAAGCTTTTCGTTTATTTACGGGCAACCTTCCATTGAAGACGGCTATGGACATGGCACTTCTGTTGCGGGAATAATTGCTGCTAAGAACAACGGTTCAGGCATAATCGGTGTAGCAGCCAATGCTACAATCGTGGCCATGCGCGTTTTCGACGACGCCGGCGCAGGCACCGTTTCCAGGGCAGTACAAGCTGTAAATTATGTTGCCATGTATGGCAAACCAGGCGATGTGGTGAACCTGAGCTTAGGCGCTGGCATCTCCTCTACACTGGATGATGCGGTGAAAGCAGCGGCAGCCAAGGGTATTTTATTCGCTTTAGCTGCTGGAAACTCTGGCGTTGACTGTTCTGGTACTTCACCGGCCAGAGTGGATGCAACGGGTGTGTATACCATCTCAGCCATCGACACTTACAATAAGCTTTGGGCCTCCTCTAATTATGGCGCCAGTGTCGACTTTGCAGCTCCGGGCGTGAACGTGCTAGCCACAACAAAAAACGGAAGCTTCAGCAGCGGCCACGGCGGCACCTCTATGGCTGCTCCACATGTAGCGGGTATTCTGTTGCTTCGCGGCGAAGTATTCTCGCAGGGCAACATTACAGGCGACAAGGACAATACGCCGGACCCGATCGCTTGGCTTAACTAA
- a CDS encoding XRE family transcriptional regulator: MQLVTSNIRHLRKQAGYTQAQLAEKLEIKRSLVGAYEEGRAEPKLSTLVNVADLFQISLDDLITRDLIKEAPAGPVTSAGKASGSNMRVLAITVDDNEKENIELVPYKASAGYLNGYADAEFIEELPRFKLPMLGTTGTFRAFEISGDSMLPIATGTVIVGRYVDDWSQIKDGTPCIVVSQKEGVVFKRIFNKIKDAAVLRLHSDNPVYSPYEVHVEDIVEIWEAKSYISSTFPIADLSLDKLSSIVLDLQKEVQKLKKAD; this comes from the coding sequence ATGCAGTTAGTTACTTCTAACATCAGACATCTTCGCAAGCAAGCCGGGTATACTCAGGCGCAGCTGGCAGAAAAACTTGAGATAAAGCGTTCCCTGGTGGGAGCTTATGAAGAGGGGAGAGCCGAGCCGAAGCTGAGCACGCTGGTGAATGTGGCCGATCTTTTCCAAATTTCCCTGGATGATCTCATCACCCGCGATTTAATCAAAGAAGCTCCTGCCGGACCTGTAACTTCTGCGGGGAAAGCATCCGGCAGCAACATGCGTGTCCTGGCCATCACGGTGGATGACAACGAAAAGGAAAACATAGAGCTTGTGCCGTACAAAGCCAGCGCCGGTTACCTGAATGGTTATGCCGATGCGGAGTTCATTGAAGAATTGCCTCGCTTTAAATTACCGATGCTGGGTACAACGGGTACATTCAGAGCATTCGAGATCAGCGGCGACTCCATGCTGCCCATCGCCACGGGTACCGTAATAGTGGGCCGCTACGTGGATGACTGGAGCCAGATCAAAGATGGCACGCCTTGTATTGTTGTGAGCCAGAAAGAAGGCGTTGTGTTTAAGCGCATCTTCAACAAAATAAAAGATGCAGCTGTGCTGCGCCTGCATTCCGATAACCCGGTTTACTCGCCATACGAGGTGCACGTGGAGGATATCGTGGAGATATGGGAGGCTAAATCCTACATTAGCTCTACTTTCCCGATTGCGGACCTTTCCCTTGACAAACTCTCCAGCATTGTGCTGGACCTGCAGAAAGAGGTACAGAAACTGAAGAAGGCAGATTGA
- a CDS encoding pirin family protein, whose protein sequence is MIKLITAAEQHQANVGDWLKSRYLFSFAEYYDPSNVQFGPLRVFNHDFVGAGKGFPSHPHTEMEVVSVVLNGELTHKDSLGNETKLGAGQVQRMTAGTGLKHSETNNTEGEVELLQFWFLPNKPGVAPAYESMNIDFLDAKDKFVPLVTGQKVLENVPFMNSNSTVYYGNLSQGQNLDFKTFKIRKTLLYVLSGSLLINNVEVDQYDQVRLEDLDVVALHATGAATFILVDVPATEVNY, encoded by the coding sequence ATGATAAAACTGATTACTGCCGCAGAACAACATCAGGCAAATGTAGGGGACTGGCTTAAGTCGCGCTACCTGTTCTCCTTTGCTGAGTATTATGATCCATCCAATGTACAGTTTGGACCTTTGCGCGTTTTTAACCACGACTTTGTGGGAGCTGGCAAAGGGTTCCCTTCGCACCCGCACACAGAGATGGAGGTAGTCTCGGTGGTGCTGAATGGCGAACTGACGCACAAAGACAGCTTGGGCAACGAAACAAAACTAGGTGCCGGACAGGTGCAGCGCATGACAGCCGGAACCGGTCTGAAGCACTCTGAAACTAACAACACTGAGGGGGAGGTGGAGCTGCTGCAATTCTGGTTTCTACCGAACAAGCCTGGTGTAGCACCGGCTTATGAATCCATGAACATCGACTTTCTAGATGCGAAAGATAAATTTGTGCCGCTGGTTACCGGCCAGAAAGTGCTGGAGAATGTTCCTTTCATGAACTCCAACTCCACGGTTTACTATGGCAACCTGTCGCAGGGACAGAACCTGGATTTTAAAACATTCAAAATTCGCAAGACGCTTTTATATGTTTTGAGTGGAAGCTTGTTGATCAACAATGTGGAGGTGGACCAGTATGACCAGGTACGGTTGGAAGATTTGGACGTAGTGGCTCTGCATGCAACCGGCGCTGCTACATTTATACTAGTGGATGTCCCTGCAACTGAAGTGAATTATTAA
- a CDS encoding FtsX-like permease family protein: MMKMYFLTAFRSLLRNKSYSLLNIAGLALGITCSLLLFLVIQYQLSYDTFHSKADRIYRLNVSFTKIDFNTPASHFPLPAYLRSNGNLGFEHITQIYGDVGAQINIPAANGAPARKFLIEENIGFVDAAFFDVFDFDTGPVNVAPYFKDPNVVVLSQTLADKFFPDGDAVGSIIKYNNEYNLKVVSVMPDMPGNTEFPFQLLVSLETVRPSFPTDWGNLSSNHQTFVVLPEKVSAATAEVRLNDFVQQFSTEEKARRSQQYLLQPLNDIHYNPKFYGGFAQTPISREMIVAMAIVGVVLLLTACINFINLATAQAIKRAREVGVRKVLGSSKWQIVFQFLCETFFIVFFASFLSVILSELALPYLNELLDLKISFNLLQDPVLLLFLVVQTLVVTLFAGFYPAFILSSFQPITALKSKVSMQKFGDVSIRQVLVVLQFTICQVLIICTFLVNEQMSYFRNKALGFDKEAVVLVTLPREAGLKIQPLRQELLNNPAIREISFASDAPSSMNNSYGNFYFNHAANDVDFQIQKKFVDMHFFELFDMKFLAGGKYTISDSIHYMVINDTLRRRLGLESPEEAIGKNISLGGGEISGPIAGVVSDFHQGPLQIEIEPLLLTANPGDYTTLSAKIDMGQKQEALKHLEQVWETVYPADVFSYEFLDESIAAFYDEEARQNTLFKIFSIIAIFIGCLGLYGLVAFMAAQRTKEVGIRKVMGASVANIAILFSKEFINLVLIAFVLAVPVSYYLMDLWLQDYTYRIAIEYWPFILAGVATLLIALITMSAKAIQAALANPVLSLKSD; encoded by the coding sequence ATGATGAAGATGTATTTCCTTACTGCTTTCCGTTCGCTGCTGCGCAACAAAAGCTACTCACTGCTGAACATTGCGGGGCTTGCCCTTGGCATTACATGTAGCTTGCTGCTATTTCTGGTAATTCAGTACCAGTTGAGCTACGATACCTTCCACAGCAAAGCCGATAGGATTTACCGCCTCAACGTCTCGTTCACAAAAATTGATTTCAACACCCCTGCCTCTCACTTCCCGCTGCCTGCCTACCTGCGCAGCAACGGAAACCTAGGGTTTGAGCACATTACCCAAATTTATGGCGACGTGGGTGCGCAGATAAACATTCCGGCGGCTAATGGTGCGCCGGCACGAAAGTTTCTGATAGAGGAGAACATTGGTTTTGTAGACGCTGCTTTCTTTGATGTCTTTGATTTCGACACAGGCCCGGTAAACGTGGCGCCCTATTTCAAGGATCCGAACGTGGTGGTGCTCTCCCAAACACTCGCCGATAAATTTTTCCCGGATGGGGATGCCGTGGGCAGCATTATCAAGTATAATAATGAGTATAACCTGAAGGTTGTAAGTGTGATGCCGGACATGCCGGGCAACACAGAATTTCCGTTCCAGCTGCTGGTGTCCCTCGAGACGGTGCGGCCAAGCTTTCCGACTGATTGGGGTAACCTTTCCAGCAACCACCAGACATTTGTTGTGCTGCCCGAAAAAGTGTCGGCGGCAACGGCCGAAGTTAGATTGAATGATTTTGTGCAGCAGTTTAGCACAGAGGAGAAGGCCAGGCGATCGCAGCAATACCTGCTGCAGCCCCTGAACGACATTCATTACAACCCGAAGTTTTACGGTGGATTTGCCCAAACCCCTATCTCCCGCGAGATGATTGTGGCGATGGCTATTGTAGGAGTGGTGCTGCTGCTTACTGCCTGTATAAACTTTATAAACCTGGCCACGGCGCAGGCGATCAAACGAGCCAGGGAAGTTGGCGTACGCAAAGTGCTGGGAAGCAGTAAATGGCAGATCGTTTTCCAGTTTCTGTGCGAAACGTTCTTTATCGTCTTCTTTGCTTCCTTTCTTTCGGTTATACTTTCAGAGTTGGCGCTTCCGTACCTCAACGAGCTGCTCGACCTGAAAATTAGCTTTAACCTGCTGCAGGATCCGGTGCTGCTGCTCTTTCTGGTGGTGCAAACGCTGGTGGTTACGCTGTTTGCCGGCTTCTACCCTGCTTTTATACTTTCCAGTTTCCAACCCATCACCGCGCTGAAAAGCAAGGTAAGCATGCAGAAGTTTGGCGACGTCTCCATCAGGCAGGTATTGGTGGTGCTGCAATTCACCATCTGCCAGGTGCTTATTATCTGCACCTTTCTGGTAAACGAGCAAATGTCATACTTCCGGAACAAAGCGCTTGGCTTTGACAAGGAGGCGGTGGTGCTGGTAACATTGCCACGGGAGGCTGGCCTGAAGATTCAGCCCCTGCGTCAGGAATTGCTAAACAACCCGGCTATCCGGGAGATCAGCTTTGCTTCGGATGCGCCCTCTTCCATGAACAACAGCTACGGCAATTTTTACTTCAACCATGCTGCAAACGATGTGGACTTCCAGATCCAGAAGAAGTTTGTGGACATGCACTTCTTTGAGTTGTTTGACATGAAGTTCCTGGCTGGGGGCAAGTATACCATAAGTGACTCCATTCATTACATGGTGATCAACGATACCTTGCGTCGCCGGCTGGGTCTTGAGAGTCCTGAGGAGGCCATCGGGAAGAACATTTCGCTTGGAGGTGGCGAAATCTCAGGGCCTATCGCTGGCGTTGTGTCAGACTTTCACCAGGGGCCGCTTCAAATCGAGATTGAGCCGCTGCTGCTCACGGCCAACCCTGGTGATTATACCACGCTTTCGGCCAAAATAGACATGGGGCAAAAGCAGGAAGCTTTGAAGCACCTGGAGCAAGTATGGGAAACTGTGTATCCGGCCGATGTGTTCAGCTATGAATTTCTGGATGAGAGCATCGCGGCGTTTTACGATGAAGAGGCACGGCAGAATACGCTGTTTAAGATTTTCTCCATCATTGCCATCTTTATTGGCTGCCTCGGCCTCTATGGCTTGGTTGCTTTTATGGCTGCACAACGCACCAAAGAAGTTGGCATCCGCAAGGTAATGGGCGCTTCCGTTGCGAACATTGCCATACTTTTCTCTAAAGAGTTCATTAATCTCGTGCTGATCGCATTTGTGCTGGCGGTTCCTGTTTCGTATTACCTGATGGATCTGTGGCTGCAGGACTACACTTACCGGATCGCCATAGAATACTGGCCGTTTATACTTGCCGGTGTCGCCACACTGCTGATAGCCCTGATTACGATGAGCGCGAAAGCCATACAGGCAGCCCTAGCCAATCCTGTCCTGTCACTTAAGAGTGATTGA
- a CDS encoding sigma-54-dependent transcriptional regulator, with protein sequence MEEQKLGRILVIDDNEDVLFSAKMLLRKHAKEVVMEKNPKKIPFLLSNDQFDLILLDMNFSQDITSGQEGFYWLREVLAYDPSAVVVMITAYGDVEMAVKALKEGATDFVLKPWQNEKLLATLSAAAKLRNSYQEVNRLREVNRTLSTQLNTGKSIILGESKPMRQLFSVIDKVAKTDADILLLGENGTGKEVIARTIHERSSRADKVFVTVDMGAVTESLFESELFGHKKGAFTDAKEDRIGRIEAANGGTLFLDEIGNLSPAMQAKLLTVLQRREVIRVGTNTPLPVNVRLLCATNMPLKEMVQRNEFRQDLLYRINTVELNLPPLRQRLDDLPLFATHFLELYAHKYKQPVKRLGSTGLKRLEQYSWPGNVRELQHALERASIMSDNRELEAEDFFFLPAESATPAPADAPQSLDLDNLERETVQRALQKHDGNISKAAKELGLSRGALYRRLEKYAL encoded by the coding sequence ATGGAAGAACAAAAACTGGGACGCATCCTGGTGATCGATGATAACGAGGACGTACTGTTTTCTGCCAAAATGCTTTTGCGCAAGCACGCAAAGGAAGTGGTGATGGAGAAGAACCCAAAGAAAATTCCTTTTCTGCTGTCAAACGATCAGTTCGACCTGATTTTGCTCGACATGAATTTTAGCCAGGATATTACCAGCGGCCAGGAAGGTTTTTACTGGCTGCGCGAGGTACTTGCCTATGATCCGTCGGCGGTGGTGGTGATGATTACAGCGTATGGTGATGTGGAAATGGCGGTAAAGGCGCTGAAGGAAGGGGCCACCGATTTTGTGCTGAAGCCCTGGCAAAACGAAAAACTGCTGGCTACTTTATCGGCGGCAGCCAAATTGCGCAATTCGTACCAGGAAGTAAACCGCCTGCGGGAGGTGAACCGCACGTTAAGCACCCAACTGAACACAGGAAAAAGCATCATACTGGGCGAAAGCAAACCCATGCGGCAGCTTTTTTCGGTTATAGACAAAGTAGCAAAAACAGATGCCGATATTCTGTTGCTCGGTGAAAACGGAACCGGAAAAGAAGTAATTGCCCGCACCATACATGAGCGTTCTTCCCGGGCCGATAAGGTTTTCGTGACGGTGGACATGGGGGCCGTGACAGAATCGCTGTTCGAAAGTGAGCTGTTCGGCCATAAGAAAGGCGCTTTCACGGATGCCAAAGAGGATAGAATTGGCAGGATTGAGGCAGCGAACGGAGGAACGCTTTTCTTGGACGAGATTGGTAATCTTTCCCCGGCCATGCAGGCCAAGCTGCTTACGGTGCTGCAGCGTAGGGAAGTGATTCGCGTGGGCACCAACACGCCTCTTCCGGTAAACGTGCGGCTACTTTGCGCCACCAACATGCCCCTGAAGGAGATGGTGCAACGCAATGAGTTTCGCCAGGATTTGCTGTACCGCATCAATACGGTTGAACTCAATCTGCCGCCCCTTCGCCAGCGCCTCGACGACCTGCCGCTGTTTGCCACGCATTTCCTAGAGTTGTACGCTCACAAGTATAAGCAGCCGGTAAAGCGCCTGGGCAGCACAGGACTGAAGCGCCTGGAGCAATACTCCTGGCCGGGCAATGTGCGTGAGTTGCAGCATGCCCTCGAACGTGCCTCCATCATGAGCGACAACCGGGAACTGGAAGCCGAAGATTTCTTCTTTCTACCTGCCGAATCAGCCACCCCAGCGCCAGCCGATGCGCCGCAAAGCCTGGATCTGGACAACCTGGAGCGGGAAACGGTGCAGCGTGCCCTGCAGAAGCATGACGGCAATATTTCGAAGGCCGCCAAAGAGCTTGGCCTTTCGCGTGGGGCGCTGTACCGCAGATTAGAGAAGTATGCGCTTTAA
- a CDS encoding sensor histidine kinase: MRFKHYKLQLLLRVLLLALTVYFIARIGLNQAYYGTLLGLGLLFLLQVWLLIRYMEHTSRLYLRFLNSIKYDDFTEQFSLSGDGKTMHEIAQRLNEVTNKFREVRTEKEAQLHYYEMIFQHIGTGILTYKPDGSILLLNNAAKKLLKIGQLAHVQELESLSPELALGLQQLENGDKVLVPLRQSGEQATIAVHVMELSVLGDKVRLASLQNIQRELEEKEMEAWSNLIKVLTHEIMNSVTPISSLSASAYEEISSYTDTALEEITLLREELQEVGQCLHTISRRSEGLIHFVSDFRNLTTISVPKITQFNVTELLQEIRLLLREQLAQKQVQLEVQYPHQHMLLSADRSMVEQVLINLTKNAMEAVQDQPKPKISLSASLDQRSRITIAVSDNGQGMTEEAMEKIFIPFYSTKKSGSGIGLSLSRQMMRLHKGTISVQSELGRGTTFLLRF, from the coding sequence ATGCGCTTTAAGCACTACAAGCTACAGCTGTTGCTGCGCGTCCTGCTGTTGGCGCTTACCGTTTATTTTATTGCGCGCATCGGACTAAACCAAGCCTACTACGGTACGCTGCTGGGGCTGGGGCTGCTGTTCCTGCTGCAGGTCTGGTTGTTGATCCGGTACATGGAGCACACGTCACGTTTGTACCTTCGGTTTTTGAACTCTATTAAGTACGATGATTTTACAGAGCAATTCAGCCTTTCGGGCGACGGGAAAACGATGCATGAAATTGCGCAGCGCCTGAATGAAGTGACAAACAAGTTTCGGGAGGTGCGAACCGAGAAGGAGGCGCAGCTGCATTATTACGAAATGATCTTTCAGCACATCGGCACGGGAATCCTCACATACAAACCCGACGGAAGCATACTGCTGCTGAACAATGCCGCTAAGAAACTACTGAAGATTGGGCAGCTGGCGCACGTACAGGAGCTTGAAAGCCTCAGCCCCGAACTGGCGCTGGGCCTACAGCAACTCGAGAACGGCGATAAAGTGCTGGTGCCGTTGCGGCAGTCGGGCGAGCAGGCAACCATAGCGGTACATGTTATGGAGCTTTCCGTGTTGGGCGATAAGGTGCGGCTGGCTTCGCTGCAGAACATACAGCGGGAGCTGGAGGAGAAGGAGATGGAGGCATGGAGTAACCTGATCAAAGTACTTACCCATGAGATCATGAATTCCGTAACGCCCATTTCTTCCCTGTCAGCGAGCGCGTACGAAGAAATCAGCAGCTACACCGACACGGCCCTCGAAGAAATTACCCTGCTGCGCGAAGAGCTGCAGGAGGTGGGCCAGTGCCTGCATACCATCAGCCGCCGCTCCGAGGGGCTGATCCATTTTGTGAGCGACTTCCGCAACCTCACTACTATTTCAGTACCCAAAATTACGCAGTTCAATGTGACGGAGCTGCTGCAGGAAATCAGATTACTGCTTCGGGAACAGCTGGCGCAGAAGCAGGTGCAGCTGGAGGTGCAGTATCCGCACCAGCACATGCTGCTTAGTGCCGACCGCAGTATGGTGGAGCAGGTGCTCATCAACCTAACCAAAAATGCCATGGAGGCGGTGCAGGACCAACCAAAGCCAAAAATCAGCCTAAGCGCTTCCCTCGACCAGCGCAGCCGCATCACCATTGCCGTTTCTGATAACGGGCAGGGGATGACAGAGGAGGCGATGGAGAAGATATTCATTCCATTTTACTCGACCAAAAAGTCCGGCTCTGGCATAGGGCTTAGCTTGTCGCGCCAGATGATGCGCCTCCACAAGGGCACCATCTCGGTGCAGTCGGAATTGGGGCGGGGTACTACTTTTCTGCTGAGGTTTTAG
- a CDS encoding OsmC family protein — translation MSGNELEGLVSVSANSATPMVARVKAGGQEMTIDETGVAQGVKLGPDPYDYILASLGACTVITLHMYAQRKGWPLEKAEVSLRHDRVHPNDCLNCADENAKLDRITKKLWLIGDLTPEQRVRLEKISSKCPIQKTLEAGISVQTVLEVS, via the coding sequence ATGAGCGGAAATGAATTAGAGGGATTAGTGTCTGTCAGCGCAAACAGTGCGACACCCATGGTAGCGCGGGTGAAAGCCGGAGGCCAGGAAATGACTATTGATGAAACAGGGGTTGCGCAGGGGGTGAAACTTGGTCCCGATCCGTACGATTACATCCTGGCTTCGCTGGGTGCCTGCACTGTTATCACTTTGCACATGTATGCGCAGCGGAAGGGCTGGCCTCTGGAAAAGGCGGAGGTAAGCCTGCGGCACGACCGCGTACACCCCAACGACTGCCTGAACTGTGCTGATGAGAATGCAAAACTGGACCGCATCACCAAAAAGCTGTGGCTGATAGGCGACCTCACACCTGAACAACGGGTTCGGTTAGAGAAAATATCGAGTAAGTGCCCCATCCAAAAAACGCTGGAAGCAGGCATCTCCGTGCAAACCGTGTTGGAAGTAAGTTAA
- a CDS encoding type IX secretion system plug protein, whose translation MFKRKLYTYLTATMLATGMVACVPLEQQVQSSGGSAQTALRYEDYVYDESVNSVQAYVATGFDEEVLEPPVVPLSQRAPIIIEFDRLNTGTSRLIARIIHCDANWTPSTLNDTQFLNEFNEFFVTDAQISVNTRIPYVHYTFQVPRVKISGNYLLVVQEEGGRPLLSQRFLVYQELVTVVGKLGAPLGPQGLETRQPVEFNVFYADYELVNPAMDVKAVLRQNFRWDNAKRLARPTYIHDAQRRLEYVFFDPKELFRGYSEFRAFDTRSLNFNGIGVQRIDLQQNPVEVTLFPEVNRATQAYSQDPDINGKRIFGNKQYGNGDVNGDYTWVNFELKVADKAPGDVYLMGELTNWRTLENAKLKYDVAREVYAGRMLLKQGYYNYYYALQTAAGTDASYFEGSHFETDNSYDILIYYRPPGSRADLLIGYDRFYFNRK comes from the coding sequence ATGTTTAAAAGAAAACTTTATACTTACCTTACCGCGACTATGCTTGCCACCGGTATGGTGGCCTGCGTACCACTTGAGCAGCAGGTGCAAAGCAGCGGCGGTTCAGCCCAAACAGCCCTGCGCTACGAGGATTACGTGTACGATGAAAGCGTCAACTCGGTGCAGGCGTATGTGGCCACAGGCTTTGACGAAGAGGTGCTGGAGCCGCCGGTGGTGCCATTGAGCCAGCGTGCACCCATCATAATTGAGTTTGATAGGCTGAACACCGGCACCTCGAGGCTTATAGCCAGGATTATTCACTGCGATGCGAACTGGACCCCCTCGACTTTGAATGATACTCAGTTTCTAAATGAGTTTAACGAGTTCTTTGTAACCGATGCCCAAATTTCGGTGAACACGCGCATTCCGTACGTGCATTATACGTTCCAGGTGCCCCGCGTCAAAATCAGTGGTAACTACCTGCTGGTGGTGCAGGAAGAAGGAGGCAGGCCATTGCTGTCGCAGCGATTCCTGGTATACCAGGAACTGGTGACGGTAGTAGGAAAGTTAGGCGCGCCGCTTGGCCCACAGGGACTGGAGACGCGGCAGCCTGTAGAGTTTAACGTGTTCTATGCGGATTATGAACTGGTGAACCCGGCCATGGATGTGAAGGCGGTGCTGCGGCAAAATTTCCGCTGGGACAATGCCAAGCGCCTGGCCCGGCCCACCTACATCCACGATGCGCAGCGGCGGTTGGAGTATGTCTTTTTCGATCCGAAGGAGCTGTTCAGGGGCTACAGTGAATTTCGTGCATTTGATACGCGCAGTCTGAACTTCAACGGCATCGGCGTGCAGCGCATCGACCTGCAGCAGAACCCGGTGGAGGTAACGCTGTTTCCGGAGGTAAACCGCGCCACCCAGGCCTACAGCCAGGATCCGGACATCAACGGGAAGCGAATTTTCGGGAACAAGCAGTACGGCAACGGCGATGTGAATGGGGATTATACCTGGGTTAACTTTGAGCTGAAGGTAGCTGACAAGGCACCCGGCGACGTTTACCTGATGGGCGAGTTAACCAACTGGCGCACCCTCGAAAACGCAAAGTTGAAGTATGACGTGGCGCGTGAAGTATACGCAGGCCGTATGCTGCTGAAGCAGGGGTATTACAACTACTACTATGCCTTGCAGACTGCAGCCGGCACCGATGCCAGCTACTTTGAGGGCAGCCATTTTGAAACAGACAATTCGTACGACATCCTTATTTATTACCGCCCGCCCGGATCGCGCGCAGATCTGCTGATAGGCTATGACAGGTTCTATTTTAACAGGAAGTAG
- a CDS encoding alkylphosphonate utilization protein, which produces MEVKDSNGNVLSDGDSVHVTRDLKVKGMSTTLKRGNVIKNIRLTGSEEEVECRVGKSQVVLKTMYLKKA; this is translated from the coding sequence ATGGAAGTAAAAGACAGCAACGGAAACGTGCTCAGTGACGGCGATTCTGTACATGTTACCAGGGACCTTAAAGTAAAAGGCATGTCCACCACACTTAAGCGGGGCAACGTTATCAAGAATATCCGCCTGACGGGCAGCGAAGAAGAGGTAGAGTGCCGTGTTGGCAAAAGCCAGGTGGTACTGAAAACCATGTACCTGAAAAAGGCTTAA